The proteins below come from a single Falco peregrinus isolate bFalPer1 chromosome Z, bFalPer1.pri, whole genome shotgun sequence genomic window:
- the HSDL2 gene encoding hydroxysteroid dehydrogenase-like protein 2, with protein sequence MLPNTGKLAGCTLFITGASRGIGKAIALKAAKDGANIVIAAKTAEPHPTLPGTIYTAAAEIEAAGGKALPCVVNVREEQQIINAVEKAVKTFGGIDILVNNASAISLTGTLETETKKVNLMMDVNVRGTYLTSKTCLPHLRKSRNPHILNLSPPMNLNPMWFKNHCAYTISKYGMSMCVLGMAEEFRGEVAVNALWPKTAIHTSAMDMLGGSGIEKQCRKTDILADAAYCILTKPKSFTGNFIIDEVLLREEGVKDFDVYAIAPGHPLMPDFFLDVEGDMTAMKPEGYGASQAFKEKKSSGSQHEGSDGAKVNTESASAKPLSPVAETFRVIQGAMSEEYVKTTQGVFQFELSGDEGGTWYIDLKTAGGSAGFGKPPVTADVVMSMSSADFVKMFTGKLKPTLAFMSGKLRIKGNMALAIKLEKMLTQLNSKL encoded by the exons ATGCTGCCCAACACAGG GAAATTAGCAGGATGCACTCTCTTCATCACAGGCGCAAGCCGGGGCATTGGCAAGGCCATTGCTTTGAAAGCTGCCAAGGACGGTGCCAACATTGTGATAGCTGCCAAGACAGCTGAGCCCCATCCTACTCTTCCAGGGACTATCtacactgctgcagcagaga TTGAAGCGGCTGGAGGAAAGGCTTTGCCATGTGTCGTTAATGTGAGGGAAGAACAGCAAATTATTAATGCCGTGGAGAAGGCTGTGAAGACTTTTGGAG GCATTGATATTTTGGTGAACAATGCAAGCGCCATCTCTTTGACTGGCACTTTGGAAACAGAAACGAAGAAGGTCAATCTTATGATGGATGTCAATGTACGAGGAACCTACCTGAC GTCTAAAACATGCCTTCCCCACTTGAGGAAGAGTAGGAACCCCCATATCCTGAACCTCAGCCCACCTATGAATCTGAATCCCATGTGGTTCAAAAACCATTGTG CTTACACCATTTCTAAATATGGAATGTCCATGTGTGTCTTGGGAATGGCAGAAGAATTTAGAGGAGAAGTTGCTGTCAATGCTTTATGGCCTAAAACAG CCATACATACATCTGCTATGGATATGCTGGGAGGATCTGGAATAGAAAAACAGTGCAGGAAAACAGACATCCTTGCAGATGCTGCATACTGcattttaacaaaaccaaaaagtttcACTGGAAACTTCATTATTGATGAAGTTCTGCTGAGAGAAGAAGGAGTTAAGGATTTTGATGTCTATGCAATTGCACCAG GTCACCCCCTGATGCCTGACTTCTTCTTGGATGTTGAAGGTGACATGACAGCTATGAAACCAGAAGGATATG GTGCTTCCCAAGCATTCAAAGAGAAGAAGTCAAGCGGATCCCAGCATGAAGGATCAGATGGAGCTAAGGTTAACACAGAATCTGCTTCAGCCAAGCCATTGAGTCCTGTTGCAGAAACATTCAGAGTTATTCAGGGAGCAATGAGTGAGGAGTATGTGAAAACTACTCAGGGTGTCTTTCAGTTTGAATTATCTG GTGATGAAGGAGGCACGTGGTATATTGACCTGAAAACTGCCGGTGGGAGTGCTGGTTTTGGAAAGCCACCTGTGACGGCTGATGTGGTTATGAGCATGTCGAGTGCTGACTTTGTGAAGATGTTCACAG gTAAACTAAAGCCAACCCTGGCCTTCATGTCAGGAAAATTAAGGATTAAAGGTAACATGGCGCTAGCAATAAAGCTTGAGAAGATGTTGACCCAGCTTAACTCTAAACTGTGA